DNA sequence from the Deltaproteobacteria bacterium genome:
GTCATCGCCGTCGGAAACGGGAAGATCCTGGAGGACGGAAAGGTGCGCGCCCTGGACATCAAGGCGGGCGACCGCGTGCTCTTCTCGAAGTACGCCGGCACGGAGATCAAGATCGACGGCCAGGAACACCTCATGATGCGCGAGGAAGACAT
Encoded proteins:
- a CDS encoding co-chaperone GroES — its product is MKIRPLQDRVIVKRVQEEEKTKGGIIIPDTAKEKPIEGEVIAVGNGKILEDGKVRALDIKAGDRVLFSKYAGTEIKIDGQEHLMMREED